A genome region from Candidatus Poribacteria bacterium includes the following:
- a CDS encoding Gfo/Idh/MocA family oxidoreductase, which translates to MKKPIRLGLIGCGGIVQNTHARAYRSVPDTVKVTALADIVPENLQKIGDMFSVPTGNRYTDYREMLEHATIDVVTVATPHSFHAEQVIEAANAGVAIISEKPMATTLEEADRILEAVRGNRVPYTVVHNYLFTAGMRAAMTELVALGESHFGRSVGMGLKPTDFSADHPTAAFAWRASRAKGGGCIIDTSYHEIYAVCTLMRSPVRYVEARVKTMQLDIDVDDMAMLLCEHENGAVTTVSGAWCVPGTDSGWCEMHAENGSLRVQHRQNVKDALRRFTRAEGWKEINLPTFNEAEQNDASGHVRYFTETFNALAADTALPVPAEKAYHNLAIIEAARKATTERRAIEILVP; encoded by the coding sequence ATGAAGAAACCGATCCGCTTAGGACTGATTGGCTGTGGCGGCATCGTGCAAAACACGCATGCTCGTGCCTATCGTTCCGTTCCAGATACTGTCAAGGTTACTGCCCTCGCCGATATTGTTCCTGAAAATTTGCAAAAGATTGGTGACATGTTCAGCGTGCCTACAGGAAACCGATACACAGATTATCGAGAAATGCTGGAGCACGCAACAATTGACGTGGTGACGGTTGCCACACCGCACTCATTTCACGCCGAGCAGGTAATAGAAGCGGCAAATGCAGGTGTTGCGATCATCTCTGAAAAACCGATGGCGACGACGTTAGAAGAGGCGGATAGAATTCTGGAGGCGGTCCGTGGGAATCGCGTCCCTTACACAGTGGTGCATAACTATCTCTTTACTGCTGGGATGCGAGCGGCAATGACAGAACTGGTTGCTCTGGGAGAATCGCATTTCGGACGAAGCGTCGGCATGGGATTGAAGCCGACAGATTTCTCGGCTGATCATCCGACCGCTGCGTTCGCTTGGCGTGCGAGCAGAGCGAAAGGGGGTGGATGCATCATCGACACGAGTTATCACGAGATCTATGCGGTCTGTACGCTGATGCGATCGCCAGTGCGTTATGTTGAAGCACGGGTGAAAACGATGCAGCTTGACATTGATGTTGACGATATGGCGATGTTGTTGTGCGAACATGAAAATGGTGCTGTTACGACGGTTTCAGGAGCATGGTGCGTGCCCGGCACGGATTCCGGCTGGTGCGAGATGCATGCAGAAAACGGCTCACTGCGAGTCCAGCACCGCCAAAATGTGAAGGACGCACTTCGACGTTTCACAAGAGCAGAAGGCTGGAAGGAAATAAACCTCCCCACATTCAACGAGGCTGAGCAGAACGATGCCAGTGGTCATGTTCGATACTTCACAGAGACCTTCAACGCTCTTGCTGCGGACACAGCACTACCAGTGCCTGCGGAGAAAGCGTATCACAATCTCGCGATTATCGAAGCCGCACGGAAAGCGACAACGGAACGCCGCGCCATTGAAATACTGGTGCCGTAG
- a CDS encoding aminotransferase class V-fold PLP-dependent enzyme yields MANTGWGNIYKKLGARPVINATGNQTVRGGSTPSATVRDAMRQADESYVEMEELLEKSGQFIAEQLGVEDAYVTAGCYAALVLASAAVMTGNDPDKCAQLPDTTGLKDEIVFQRMQHYTYDRAFTIPGSKLIYVGDDDRCTTGALEAAIGENTAAVAYLIQAEHKKGVSLADAIEIAHSHNLPVIADAAAQIYPLDYFRRNAQCADLVCFGGKYFNAPHSTGFVCGKKDLIETVRTHGFIGPRPVGRGMKVDRQEIIGLVTAIDIWLSTNHESRSKEQDGRYAVLAEGLENLDGVSCEVHYQEKSHTLSNLHVTFDTAISGKDATQVAHELDAGTPRIKVNTHGKETIVINAYTLNAGEEDIIANALRHLLRG; encoded by the coding sequence ATGGCGAATACAGGTTGGGGAAACATCTACAAAAAACTCGGCGCACGACCCGTCATTAATGCGACAGGCAACCAGACCGTCCGAGGCGGATCCACACCTTCGGCAACCGTCCGAGACGCAATGCGCCAAGCGGATGAAAGTTACGTCGAAATGGAGGAATTGCTCGAAAAATCGGGACAATTCATCGCTGAACAGTTGGGAGTTGAAGACGCGTATGTCACTGCTGGATGCTATGCCGCTCTCGTTTTGGCATCAGCAGCAGTTATGACCGGAAACGACCCTGACAAATGCGCGCAACTTCCAGATACCACTGGACTCAAGGACGAAATCGTTTTTCAGAGAATGCAACACTACACCTATGACCGAGCGTTTACGATTCCGGGGAGTAAACTTATTTACGTAGGCGATGATGACCGTTGCACAACTGGGGCGTTAGAAGCCGCTATCGGGGAAAACACAGCAGCGGTTGCATATCTGATTCAAGCCGAACATAAAAAAGGGGTGTCCTTAGCAGATGCGATTGAGATCGCCCACTCACACAATCTTCCGGTGATCGCCGATGCAGCCGCCCAAATCTATCCGCTCGATTATTTTCGACGGAATGCCCAATGCGCCGACCTGGTCTGTTTCGGTGGCAAGTATTTCAATGCCCCTCACTCTACTGGGTTCGTTTGTGGCAAAAAGGATCTCATTGAAACAGTACGAACACACGGTTTCATTGGACCGAGACCCGTTGGACGTGGTATGAAAGTGGACCGGCAAGAGATTATCGGGTTGGTGACTGCTATCGACATCTGGTTGTCAACGAACCATGAGTCGCGGTCAAAGGAACAGGATGGGAGATATGCTGTCCTCGCAGAAGGGCTTGAGAATCTCGATGGTGTATCGTGTGAAGTCCACTACCAAGAAAAAAGTCATACGCTGTCAAATCTGCATGTTACCTTTGATACTGCTATTAGTGGAAAGGATGCTACGCAGGTTGCACACGAATTGGATGCTGGTACCCCCCGTATCAAGGTGAACACGCATGGTAAAGAAACCATTGTGATTAATGCCTACACCCTCAATGCAGGTGAAGAGGATATTATCGCAAACGCCTTGCGACACCTCTTACGTGGATAA
- a CDS encoding Mrp/NBP35 family ATP-binding protein gives MRFLKKGEKKKPDSPSSSATKAHPDLQVITGSQISGRQPRQPASPQQQQPQQQNITLPNIKYKIAVASGKGGVGKSTVATNLAISLATTGSTVGLLDADAYGPSIPTMMGIQEQPKTSPERKIIPLVRHDIKLMSIGFMVPEEQAMIWRGPMLHGAIRQLLSDVDWGELDYLIIDLPPGTGDVALSLTQALPLTGALIVTTPQDVALADVRRGVAMFERLGVPILGIIENMSYFLCPHCNEKTEIFRADGGKNTSERFSVAFLGQIPLDAEVCTAGDIGVPIVAGHPESPQSEAFGSVAAELATVLEESGEEDELTIL, from the coding sequence ATGAGATTTCTAAAAAAAGGCGAGAAAAAAAAGCCAGACTCACCCTCAAGTTCTGCAACGAAAGCACATCCCGATCTGCAGGTAATTACAGGTTCACAGATTTCTGGACGGCAACCCAGACAACCCGCATCTCCCCAGCAACAACAACCCCAGCAACAAAACATCACATTACCGAATATCAAGTATAAAATAGCGGTCGCCAGCGGAAAAGGGGGTGTCGGAAAGTCTACTGTCGCTACCAATCTCGCGATTTCCTTGGCGACTACGGGTAGCACAGTCGGCTTGCTGGATGCAGATGCCTACGGTCCCAGTATCCCAACAATGATGGGTATCCAAGAACAACCGAAAACCAGTCCAGAACGTAAGATTATTCCGCTCGTTCGTCACGACATTAAACTTATGTCGATTGGGTTTATGGTGCCAGAAGAGCAGGCGATGATCTGGCGGGGACCGATGTTACACGGTGCCATCCGCCAACTTCTCAGCGATGTAGACTGGGGTGAACTCGATTATCTCATCATTGACCTTCCACCCGGCACAGGTGATGTCGCGCTCTCTCTAACGCAGGCACTTCCGCTTACGGGCGCGCTCATTGTCACGACACCACAGGATGTTGCCCTTGCCGATGTCCGGCGCGGCGTTGCCATGTTTGAACGTCTCGGTGTCCCTATCCTCGGTATCATTGAAAACATGAGTTACTTCCTCTGTCCGCACTGCAACGAGAAAACAGAAATCTTTAGGGCGGATGGCGGTAAAAACACCAGTGAACGCTTCAGTGTTGCGTTCTTGGGGCAAATCCCACTTGATGCTGAAGTCTGCACTGCGGGTGACATCGGTGTCCCGATTGTCGCTGGGCATCCGGAATCCCCGCAATCCGAAGCTTTCGGGTCCGTCGCTGCGGAATTAGCGACGGTTCTCGAAGAGAGTGGCGAAGAAGACGAATTGACGATCCTCTAA
- a CDS encoding ThuA domain-containing protein, which produces MNILMLRHSAGFEHTYLPDAEVALKEIGAANGWNVTTTHRCDRITAENLENQDILAFATTGNLPFDDAQKDALLSFVRNGKAFFGIHNATDTCYDWPEYGEMLGGYFAGHPWHQEVNVIVEDGNHPATRMLGSSFKVVDEIYTFKDWDRSKTRVLMRLDNNSIDVSRGNREDHDYALGWCHTYGKGRVMYTALGHPDALWREEWFHEHIIGCLKWAGGLED; this is translated from the coding sequence ATGAACATTCTGATGTTACGCCATTCCGCCGGCTTTGAGCACACTTATTTACCCGATGCGGAAGTCGCATTGAAGGAGATTGGTGCAGCAAACGGTTGGAACGTCACCACAACACACCGATGCGACCGAATCACCGCTGAAAACCTCGAAAACCAAGATATTCTCGCATTCGCAACGACAGGGAACCTCCCGTTTGATGATGCTCAAAAAGATGCACTGTTGAGCTTCGTGCGGAACGGCAAAGCATTCTTTGGCATCCACAACGCAACAGATACCTGCTACGACTGGCCCGAATACGGAGAGATGCTCGGCGGCTATTTCGCGGGACACCCGTGGCATCAAGAAGTAAACGTGATCGTGGAAGACGGGAACCATCCAGCAACGCGTATGCTCGGCAGTAGTTTCAAAGTCGTTGACGAAATCTACACGTTCAAAGATTGGGATCGTTCTAAAACACGGGTCCTGATGCGTTTGGACAATAATTCTATTGATGTCTCCCGCGGTAACCGTGAGGATCACGATTACGCACTCGGTTGGTGCCATACTTACGGCAAAGGGCGCGTGATGTATACGGCACTCGGACACCCCGATGCGCTTTGGCGTGAAGAATGGTTCCACGAACACATCATAGGATGTCTTAAATGGGCGGGCGGGTTAGAAGATTAG
- a CDS encoding Gfo/Idh/MocA family oxidoreductase, whose protein sequence is MAKIRMAQYGTKHGHARGKLQAMLINPDVEVAGVFEPDAQQRGKLQANGGTFADVHWFADAAEMLDDDTIVAVASEGNNAESLDQTEQIVNAGKHVWYDKPAGENWEQWQRVIDTAQEESLHVQMGYMLRYHSAFKQVAEWAKSGFLGDVFSVRAHMSTNISHEARTRISQHIGGIFFDLGGHVLDQVLWLLGRPEKVTSFLRNDADSVEPFKDNTLTVYEFEKAVAFISISALEPRPVARRFEVYGTKGSAIIVEPFEPGLKVRLCLEEAKGGYSQGEQVVEIDGESRQRTYELELDAFLATIAGTQPPDRPVSHELLVQETLLRATGVISS, encoded by the coding sequence ATGGCGAAAATACGGATGGCACAATACGGAACCAAACACGGGCACGCACGCGGAAAATTGCAGGCAATGCTCATCAATCCTGACGTTGAAGTCGCAGGTGTATTTGAACCCGACGCGCAACAACGCGGAAAACTTCAAGCGAACGGGGGGACGTTTGCGGATGTTCACTGGTTTGCGGATGCTGCAGAGATGTTGGACGACGATACGATCGTAGCGGTCGCTTCTGAAGGGAACAACGCCGAAAGTTTGGATCAAACGGAGCAGATTGTGAATGCTGGCAAACACGTTTGGTACGACAAACCCGCTGGTGAGAACTGGGAGCAGTGGCAACGCGTCATTGATACCGCCCAGGAAGAGTCCCTACACGTACAGATGGGATATATGCTGCGGTATCACTCCGCCTTTAAACAGGTTGCGGAGTGGGCGAAATCTGGATTCTTAGGGGATGTCTTTTCGGTTCGCGCCCACATGTCAACCAATATTTCTCACGAAGCGCGCACGCGCATTAGCCAACACATCGGTGGTATCTTTTTTGATTTGGGTGGACATGTACTCGATCAAGTGCTTTGGCTCCTCGGACGACCGGAAAAGGTAACCTCTTTCCTCCGAAACGATGCCGATTCAGTCGAACCTTTCAAAGATAATACCCTAACTGTCTATGAATTTGAGAAAGCGGTAGCATTTATCTCGATTTCCGCGTTGGAACCGAGACCCGTTGCACGTCGATTTGAGGTATACGGTACCAAGGGGAGTGCTATCATCGTTGAACCGTTTGAACCCGGATTGAAGGTTCGACTCTGCTTAGAGGAAGCAAAGGGAGGGTATTCGCAGGGCGAACAGGTTGTTGAGATAGATGGCGAAAGCCGTCAGCGCACCTATGAACTCGAGCTTGACGCGTTTTTAGCGACCATCGCAGGAACACAGCCCCCTGACCGTCCCGTATCACATGAGTTGTTGGTGCAGGAAACGCTTCTACGAGCCACTGGTGTTATATCGAGTTGA
- a CDS encoding sugar phosphate isomerase/epimerase, which yields MKIAICNEMFEDWKIEDVFTYTAELGYEAVEIAPFTLADSVLDISETERTRIRKAAENAKIEIAGLHWLLVSPPGLYINHPDANIREETRDYFLALINLCADLDGKVMVIGSPQQRNVMDPLSFEEAWEYARSTFSEGAELAGERDVMLCMEPLSSDQTNFITNPDTAVEMVKDVNHPNFQMILDVCSTAKEGLDMPTQIRNHAPYVAHFHSNDDNGYLPGSGNVDYPPIIEALKEVNYDGYVSTEVFDFNPDPQTIAKRSIEFVKSLL from the coding sequence ATGAAAATTGCAATATGCAACGAAATGTTTGAAGATTGGAAAATCGAAGATGTTTTTACCTATACCGCTGAACTCGGCTACGAGGCGGTTGAGATTGCTCCGTTTACTTTAGCAGATTCGGTTTTAGATATCAGTGAGACCGAACGGACACGTATCCGTAAGGCAGCAGAAAACGCGAAGATAGAGATTGCTGGGCTTCATTGGCTACTCGTCTCACCTCCGGGACTGTATATTAACCACCCAGACGCAAATATTCGGGAAGAAACACGGGACTATTTCCTGGCGTTGATTAATTTATGTGCCGACTTAGATGGCAAAGTCATGGTAATCGGTTCACCGCAACAACGAAATGTGATGGACCCGCTCTCGTTTGAAGAGGCTTGGGAATACGCACGGTCAACGTTTTCAGAGGGTGCCGAACTGGCAGGCGAAAGAGACGTGATGCTCTGTATGGAACCCTTGTCGAGTGACCAGACGAACTTCATCACGAATCCCGACACAGCGGTCGAGATGGTGAAGGATGTCAATCACCCAAATTTCCAGATGATTTTGGATGTGTGCAGCACGGCGAAAGAAGGGCTGGATATGCCAACACAGATCCGTAACCACGCGCCATACGTCGCACATTTCCATTCTAACGACGACAACGGCTATCTACCCGGTTCTGGCAACGTAGATTACCCACCGATCATTGAAGCTTTAAAAGAAGTTAATTACGATGGCTACGTTTCAACAGAGGTTTTCGACTTCAACCCGGATCCGCAGACAATCGCGAAACGGAGCATCGAGTTTGTGAAGTCGCTGCTGTAG